In Halorussus limi, a genomic segment contains:
- a CDS encoding LVIVD repeat-containing protein produces the protein MHRREFLRGVSGSVALASAGVGAGMAAETTTAHPGPYRPLGSVSIANAKEAVPDRSGKFAYVATMDGFAVVDVQIPSDPTVVAERAGLLADRETGPLRMIQDVKVEGDRLVAAGPANPMQGDVLQGFALFDVSDPANPTQVAFHETQFPIHNCFVRDGIVYLTGNQGETNALVMVDVSGDSPEEVGRWSPADRRPGWNEVPTSVWTIHDVWVQKGRAYLSHWDAGTYLVDVSDPASPSFVARIGGRPLDELQSIPSDSVRTEVLRLPGNAHYAMASDDGNLLGVNKEAWQASERGGPGGLELWDISDETRPTKLATIDAPASPDPSIGGTWTTSHNFDIVGDRLFTSWYQGGVKIHDISDPANPEQLAWWRMPDETSFWTAKRATDGFFVASSMGRRSNGKGGLYTFPIEDATNSPQKDPPSLTTTGETATETTTGGTATETTTGEATTETTSATTGEAALDDATTESDDSASGEVPGFGVPAGIAALLGAGAWRRVRK, from the coding sequence ATGCATCGGCGCGAGTTTCTGCGGGGGGTTTCGGGGTCGGTCGCGCTCGCTTCCGCCGGAGTCGGAGCGGGGATGGCGGCGGAGACGACGACGGCGCATCCGGGACCGTACCGGCCGCTGGGGAGCGTCTCGATAGCGAACGCGAAGGAGGCGGTTCCCGACCGGAGCGGAAAGTTCGCCTACGTCGCCACGATGGACGGGTTCGCGGTCGTGGACGTGCAGATTCCGAGCGACCCCACGGTGGTCGCCGAACGCGCTGGCCTGTTGGCCGACCGCGAGACCGGGCCGCTCCGCATGATTCAGGACGTGAAGGTCGAGGGCGACCGTCTGGTCGCCGCGGGGCCCGCGAATCCGATGCAGGGCGACGTGTTGCAGGGGTTCGCGCTCTTCGACGTGAGCGACCCGGCGAACCCGACGCAGGTCGCGTTCCACGAGACGCAGTTCCCGATTCACAACTGCTTCGTTCGGGACGGAATCGTCTACCTGACCGGGAATCAGGGCGAGACGAACGCGCTCGTGATGGTGGACGTGAGCGGGGACAGTCCCGAGGAGGTCGGTCGGTGGTCGCCCGCCGACCGGCGGCCGGGGTGGAACGAGGTGCCGACGAGCGTCTGGACGATTCACGACGTGTGGGTCCAGAAGGGCCGGGCGTACCTCTCTCACTGGGACGCCGGAACCTACCTCGTGGACGTGAGCGACCCCGCGAGTCCGAGTTTCGTGGCGCGAATCGGCGGCAGACCGCTCGACGAACTCCAGTCGATTCCGAGCGACAGCGTCCGGACCGAGGTCCTCCGCCTGCCGGGCAACGCCCACTACGCGATGGCCAGCGACGACGGGAATCTCCTCGGCGTCAACAAGGAGGCGTGGCAGGCCAGCGAGCGGGGCGGACCCGGCGGTCTGGAACTCTGGGACATCTCGGACGAGACGCGTCCGACCAAACTCGCCACCATCGACGCCCCGGCGTCGCCCGACCCCTCCATCGGCGGGACGTGGACCACCTCGCACAACTTCGACATCGTGGGCGACCGCCTGTTCACGTCGTGGTATCAGGGCGGCGTGAAGATTCACGACATCTCCGACCCCGCCAACCCCGAGCAGTTGGCGTGGTGGCGCATGCCCGACGAGACCTCGTTCTGGACCGCCAAGCGCGCGACCGACGGGTTCTTCGTCGCCAGTAGCATGGGTCGGCGCTCGAACGGGAAGGGCGGTCTCTACACCTTCCCGATAGAGGACGCCACCAACAGCCCACAGAAGGACCCGCCGTCGCTGACGACGACCGGCGAAACGGCGACCGAAACGACGACCGGTGGAACGGCAACCGAAACGACGACCGGCGAAGCGACGACCGAAA